The genomic DNA CTCACTGCGTGACAACAAGTTCACCGGCCGGATCGGCCTGACCTATGTCACCGATTTCGGCCTGGCGCCCTACATCAGCTATTCGGAATCCTTCCTGCCGACCACGGGCACGGACGCGAGCGGCAACGCCTTCAAACCGACCGAAGGCGAGCAATACGAAGTGGGTGTGAAGTATCAGCCGTTCGACAAAACGATGATTACCGCCTCGGTGTTCCAGATCAAACAGAAGAACCTGGTCACCGGCGACCCTGCTGATCCCCAGAACTCGATCCAGTCGGGCCAGGTGCGTTCACGGGGTGTTGAACTGGAAGTCAAATCCTCCATCGACAACATCGAAGTCATGGCCGCCGCCACCTACCTCGACTCGTTCTACACCAAGGACAACTACGGCAACGAGGACAACCGCAGCGAGCAACAGGCGCCGTTCTCCGCCACGCTGTGGGTCGACTACCACTTCACCCAGGCCGTCCTCAACGGCCTGACCTTCGGCGCAGGCGCCCGTCACACCGGCCGCAAGCCGGGCGACGCGGCCAACTCGTTCGACGTCCCGGCCTACACGGTGTTCGACACCACCATCAGCTACGACATGGGCAAGGCCACCTCAAGCCTGCGTGGCGTTACCACCAGCCTGAACGTGCAGAACGTCTTCGACCGCGAGTACGTGTCCAACTGCAACTACTCGTTCGGCTGCTACTACGGCCAGGAGCGCGTGGCCTCGCTGGACGTGACCTACGACTTCTAAGCAACACCACACACAAAAAAACCGGGCCAGGCCCGGTTTTTTTGTGCCTGCAAATCCTGGAACCATCACATAACCACTGTGGGAGCGAGCTTGCTCGCGATGGCGGTGTATCAGGCACTTAAGTGCTGGCTGACCTGCCGCTATCGCGAGCAAGCTCGCTCCCACAGGAGATCAGTGGCATATGCAAATCCTGAGACCACTCCCATCAAGGGATTTGTGGTGTTTCAGGCAGTGAGTGCAGTCCGCAAGGCTTGGCTCAATTGCGCGTACACTTCGTCAATCTCCGGCACCACGCTCTGCAAGCGCAGGTAGTCGTGGATCAGGCCGGTGTATTCGATCAGCTCCACGCTCACCCCCTGCTCTCGCAAACGCTGGGCGTAGGCGCGGCCTTCGTCGAGCAGCGGGTCATGGCCGGCCAGGGCGATCAGGGCCGGGGCCATGCCTGGGTAACCGGGCGCCAGCAACGGCGAGAAACGCCAGTCCAGACGATCGGTGGGCTCATTGGCGTAGTGCCGGTAGAACCACTCGAGGGTTTCGCTCTCCAGCAGATACCCCTCGCCGAACAGCTCGGTGGATGGGCTGCTGGTGGACGCATCGGTCACCGGGTAGCAGAGCAATTGAAAGCACGGCTGGATCGCCAGGGAAGCGGGTTCCCGGGCGGCTTGCAGCGCAAGCACGGTTGCCAGCGTCGCGCCGACGCTGTCGCCACCGAACGCCACACGGCTGAGGTCCAGGCCTTCGGCGCGGGCCTGCCGGGCCAGCCAGTCGAGGGCATCGGCGCCGTCGTTCAGCGGGGTCGGGAAGGTGTGCTCCGGGGCCAGGCGATAGCCCACCGACAACACCGCGCACGGTGTCCGGGCGCAGAATTCGCGGCAGACACCATCGTGGGAGTCCAGGCTGCCGACCACATAGCCGCCGCCGTGAAAGTACACCAGCACTGGCAGTGCCTGTGCCGCAGCCGTCGCCGGACGGTACAGACGCAGCGTCAGCGGCGCGCCGTCACGGGCGGTGAATGCGTGAACGGCGCACTGCACATCCGTCGGAGCGTTCCAGCGCAATTGCCCGGTGGTGCGCTCGAACGCCTCACGGGCCTGGGCCGGCGTCGACAGGTGAAACGGCCCGGGACCGTCGGCCTGGCTTTCTTCGGCCAGGTCGAGAAAGGCGTTGAGTTCTGGATGCAGGGACATCGCAGGGGTTCCTTGTGAAAAACTATAGAAGACAGAAAAATCCATGAGACCGGTTACAGAACCCTGTGGGGGTGAGCCTGCTCGCGATAGCTTTGGTTCAGTCAACATCGAGGTTGACTCCTACACCGCCATCGCGAGCAAGCTCGCTCCCACAAGGGAATGGTGGTGGGGCATCGCATGCATGAGCACCAACGATCCACTGTGGGAGCGAGCTTGCTCGCGATAGCTTTGGTCCAGCCAACATCGAGGTTGACTGATGCGCTGCCATCGCGAGCAGGCTCGCTCCCACAGCCCCCCCCAAGACTTAAGCAGCCTGCGCCACGCAGTGCTCGATCAACGCTTCCAGTTCCTCCTGGTACGCGCGCATCAATCCCTCGACGGTCTCGGCACGGTAGCGGCGGGCGCTGAAGATGCAGCGCAGCGCCAGTCGCCCGTCGTACACCTGCCCCACCACTTCCAGCCAGTTGCCCAGCGCAGCATGGGGGCTGTAGCAGCTGCCGTAGCTTTCCGCCGCCGGCACCAGCAGTGCCTTGTCGTCAAAGCTCTGGTCGAACTGCCCCAGGTAGTTGAACGTCACCCGCGCCTGGGGCGCGCGGCCCAAGGTCGCGGCCATCGGCTCGCCGCTCATGTAGCGCAACACGCCATAGCCCAATCCCTTGTTTGGCACGGCGGCCAACTGCCGTTGCACCGCCCGCACCGACGTGCCGATGTCGGCTTCAGGGCTCGGCGTCAGGCGCACCGGGAACATGCTGGTGAACCAGCCGAGGCTGCGGCTCAGGTCGATGTCCTTGACCAGGTCCTCGCGACCATGCCCCTCCAGCTGGATCAGCACCGAAGGCTGCTGGCTCCAGCGGCACAACACCCGGCTCAGCGCCGCCAGCAACACGTCGTTGATCTGCGTCTGGTAGACCGCCGGCACCTGTTTGAGCAATTGCTGGGTGTGCTGCTCCGACAGGCTCAAATGCGCGACCGACTGGTACTGCACCTGGTTCTTGCCCCGCAGG from Pseudomonas beijingensis includes the following:
- a CDS encoding alpha/beta hydrolase, which encodes MSLHPELNAFLDLAEESQADGPGPFHLSTPAQAREAFERTTGQLRWNAPTDVQCAVHAFTARDGAPLTLRLYRPATAAAQALPVLVYFHGGGYVVGSLDSHDGVCREFCARTPCAVLSVGYRLAPEHTFPTPLNDGADALDWLARQARAEGLDLSRVAFGGDSVGATLATVLALQAAREPASLAIQPCFQLLCYPVTDASTSSPSTELFGEGYLLESETLEWFYRHYANEPTDRLDWRFSPLLAPGYPGMAPALIALAGHDPLLDEGRAYAQRLREQGVSVELIEYTGLIHDYLRLQSVVPEIDEVYAQLSQALRTALTA